CGTGGACAGGGCGCGCGCGGCCTCGACCACGTCGGCCATGGTCTCGACCTTGCGGCCGGTGAGCAGGGCGAGCTCGAAGTAGTTCGGCGTCGTCAGGTCGGAGAGCGGCATCAGCACGTCGCGGTTGGCGAGGACCACGTCGGCCGGCACGTAGGTGGCGCCGTCGTCGCCCGAGACCGGGTCGATCACCGCCAGCGCGGCGGGGTTGGCGGCCTTGACGGCGCGGATCAGCCGCGCCAGCGGCTCGGCCTGGTCGGCGGCGCCGAGGTAGCCGGTCATCACCGCGCCGATCCGCCCGAGCCAGGGGGCGCGGCAGAGGTCGTCGCAGAGGGCGGCGAAGTCGGCGGCGGCGGGCACCAGACGGTGGGCGCGGCCGTGGCCGGGATGCCAGGGCAGCACGACGGTCGGCAGCGTCCAGGTCCGGTGGCCGAGGCGCTCCAGCGCGAAGCCGGCGCGCGAGCCGACCGAGCCGCGCACCACGTGGGAAGAGACGACCAGCACCTCGGGAAGGGACATCGGTGACCTGCGGCCTCGCGTTCCGGGCGCGGGAGGGGGTAGGCTCGCCCGTCGATTCCCGCGGTTCGCCACCGCTACCACAGCCCGTGTCCGCTTTCGATGACCCGTCGTGCCGCGCCCTCCGCCTCCGACCTGTTCGGCTCGCCGCCGGCCGAGGGTCCGCGCGCCGGCGGCGTCGTGCAGGTGCTGACGCCGGTGGCGCTCGACGACAGCTGGACCTACCGCCTGCCCGACGACGGCGTGGTGGTGCCGGGGTCGATCGTCCAGGTGCCGCTCGGCCCGCGCAAGGTGGTCGGCGTCGTCACCGCGGAGACGCCGACGCTCGCCGCCTCGTCGAACCGGCTGCGCGCGATCGAAAAGGTTTTCGACGTCCCCCCGCTCTCGGCCGACCTCGTGGCCTTCGCCGACTGGGTGGCCCGCTACACCCTGACGCCGCGCGGCATGGTGGTGCGCATGCTGCTCCGTGCCCCCGAGGCGCTCGACCCCGAGCCGCCGGTGCGCGCCGTCGTGCGCGCCGGCGAGCCGCCGGAGCGCCTGACCGACGCGCGGCGCCGCGTGCTCGCCCTCACCGCCGAGAACGAGGGCATGGCGTGGACGCGCTCCGGCCTCGCCCACGCCGCCGGCGTGTCGCCGGGCGTCGTCGACGGTCTGATCGCCGCCGGCACGCTCGCCGAGGTCGAGGTGCCCGCCGGCCCGCCGTTCCGCCGCGCCGAACCGGACTTCGATCCGCGCGATCTCACCGGCGAGCAGCGCCGCGCCGCCGACGAACTCGTCGGCCGCGTCGGCGCCGGGGCGAGCGTGACGCTCCTCGACGGCGTCACCGGCTCGGGCAAGACCGAGGTCTACCTGGAGGCGGTCGCCGAGGCGCTGCGCCAGGGCCGGCAGGCGCTGGTGCTGGTGCCGGAGATCGCGCTCACCAAGGCCTTCCTCGACCGCTTCGCCGCCCGCTTCGGCGCCCTGCCGGCGGAATGGCACTCCGACGTCGGACCGAAGACGCGGGCGCGGGTGTGGCGCGGCGTCGCGGAGGGCGGCGTCGGCGTCGTGGTCGGCGCGCGCTCGGCGCTGTTCCTGCCGTTCCGCGACCTCGGGCTGATCGTCGTCGACGAGGAGCACGATCCCGCCTACAAGCAGGAGGAGTGGGCGACCTACCACGCCCGCGACATGGCGGTGGTGCGCGGGCGGATCGAGCGGATCCCGGTGGTGCTCGCCTCGGCGACGCCCTCGATCGAGAGCCGTGTCAACGCCGACCGCGGCCGCTACCGGCACGTGGTGCTCTCCGAGCGCGCCACGGGCGCGGCGATGCCGACGCTGATGGCGATCGACATGCGCCGGGCCGGCCCGCCGCGCGGCCGTTTCCTGGCGCCGGGGCTCGTCTCGGCGATCGCCGAGACGACCGCGCGCGGCGAGCAGGCGCTC
This Oharaeibacter diazotrophicus DNA region includes the following protein-coding sequences:
- the pdxY gene encoding pyridoxal kinase, producing MSLPEVLVVSSHVVRGSVGSRAGFALERLGHRTWTLPTVVLPWHPGHGRAHRLVPAAADFAALCDDLCRAPWLGRIGAVMTGYLGAADQAEPLARLIRAVKAANPAALAVIDPVSGDDGATYVPADVVLANRDVLMPLSDLTTPNYFELALLTGRKVETMADVVEAARALSTGTVVVTSVPAMMRGKIATVAVTADDVLVAENQRVPGAHAGTGDLFAATLVSRLLSGAGMEAALAGAAATTFEMVARTVKADADELLLAEEQAAIQRPTAMVDVRRWAAPRRPAGTP
- a CDS encoding primosomal protein N', producing the protein MTRRAAPSASDLFGSPPAEGPRAGGVVQVLTPVALDDSWTYRLPDDGVVVPGSIVQVPLGPRKVVGVVTAETPTLAASSNRLRAIEKVFDVPPLSADLVAFADWVARYTLTPRGMVVRMLLRAPEALDPEPPVRAVVRAGEPPERLTDARRRVLALTAENEGMAWTRSGLAHAAGVSPGVVDGLIAAGTLAEVEVPAGPPFRRAEPDFDPRDLTGEQRRAADELVGRVGAGASVTLLDGVTGSGKTEVYLEAVAEALRQGRQALVLVPEIALTKAFLDRFAARFGALPAEWHSDVGPKTRARVWRGVAEGGVGVVVGARSALFLPFRDLGLIVVDEEHDPAYKQEEWATYHARDMAVVRGRIERIPVVLASATPSIESRVNADRGRYRHVVLSERATGAAMPTLMAIDMRRAGPPRGRFLAPGLVSAIAETTARGEQALLFLNRRGYAPLTLCRACGHRFQCPNCSSWLVDHRFRGRLACHHCGHTEPRPEACPSCGTLDALVPCGPGVERIAEELATLLPERRTVVLSSDVLGSVQRMRAEFDAVARGECDIVVGTQLVAKGHTFPKLTLVGVVDADLGLGSGDPRAAERTFQLLAQVTGRAGRLCGRGIGVMQTYAPESPVIAALVSGDPERFYAVEIAERERGRMPPFGRLAAVIVSAPQRERAEDHARALARAAPAGGPVEVLGPAEAPLALIRGRHRLRLLAAAPRDHDLSAWLRAWLAAAGKPPAGVEVQVDVDPQSFL